A single region of the Nilaparvata lugens isolate BPH unplaced genomic scaffold, ASM1435652v1 scaffold1949, whole genome shotgun sequence genome encodes:
- the LOC120355471 gene encoding uncharacterized protein LOC120355471 isoform X2: protein MTKTPNKGFEGQVDKIGLNLLPRSLIEPILYSALTFYIAGLFGGVVASGLHPVLYTSHIMCYHRHSLCLQEEVDARLQPLFCCLLAVRMRCSLSAPSPLRSSI from the exons atgaccaaaacacctaataaaggcttcgaagggcaagtagacaaaattggattaaatctg TTGCCAAGGTCTCTGATCGAGCCAATCCTTTATTCGGCGCTCACCTTCTACATAGCTGGTCTGTTTGGAGGAGTAGTGGCTAGTGGCTTGCATCCAGTTCTGTATACCAGTCATATCATGTGCTATCACCGCCACAGCTTATG CCTGCAGGAGGAAGTAGACGCGCGTCTGCAGCCGCTCTTTTGTTGTCTGCTTGCTGTGCGCATGCGCTGTTCGTTGAGCGCACCTTCGCCTCTCCGCTCTTCCATCTAG
- the LOC120355471 gene encoding uncharacterized protein LOC120355471 isoform X1: MIIDKSGMAHSHYSNEFLYPIVINLVILINFRLFFQLPRSLIEPILYSALTFYIAGLFGGVVASGLHPVLYTSHIMCYHRHSLCLQEEVDARLQPLFCCLLAVRMRCSLSAPSPLRSSI, encoded by the exons ATGATAATAGATAAATCTGGTATGGCACACTCACACTACTCTAATGAATTCCTCTATCCTATTGTTATTAATCTGgttatattgattaattttcgTTTATTTTTTCAGTTGCCAAGGTCTCTGATCGAGCCAATCCTTTATTCGGCGCTCACCTTCTACATAGCTGGTCTGTTTGGAGGAGTAGTGGCTAGTGGCTTGCATCCAGTTCTGTATACCAGTCATATCATGTGCTATCACCGCCACAGCTTATG CCTGCAGGAGGAAGTAGACGCGCGTCTGCAGCCGCTCTTTTGTTGTCTGCTTGCTGTGCGCATGCGCTGTTCGTTGAGCGCACCTTCGCCTCTCCGCTCTTCCATCTAG